The following are from one region of the Endozoicomonas sp. 4G genome:
- a CDS encoding multidrug effflux MFS transporter translates to MKAHHPGILLILLLLVFPQFSETVYAPVLPGVSAAFSVSSNLAQLTMSLYFAGFAAGVLCWGYLADRIGRRKSMIAGLVIYGLSALVAVFVESFWAFLMARIALAFGASAGSVVIQTVIRDCYEGEGIVRVFSLVGVALSLSPTLGPVLGGILAESHGLEGVLYALVCLAVLLLIWTLLKLPETQKAQPGNNPERLSMVALAGKMLCDRRILCSVLLVAGMNILLFGYYTLGPFVVAKMGFSEQVFGFSGLLMALGTAIGALLNRSLVRRVNIEKLVQWGCTLALAGSLLQGLVSVLSFESQRLHLVLFLLPMILIVTGFGLTIPNVLGTALVDYKPQLGSAGALLGLFYYLVIMAGLGALSAWYVDTLWYMPMNFALISTLLVLIANVKRKVLHPFAK, encoded by the coding sequence ATGAAAGCCCATCATCCAGGTATTTTGCTGATCCTGTTGCTGCTGGTTTTTCCACAGTTCAGCGAAACGGTTTATGCCCCGGTATTACCCGGAGTCTCCGCCGCATTTTCGGTGTCCAGTAATCTGGCCCAGTTAACCATGAGCCTCTATTTTGCCGGCTTTGCCGCCGGTGTCCTTTGCTGGGGGTATCTGGCTGATCGAATCGGCAGGCGAAAATCCATGATTGCAGGTCTTGTGATCTACGGTTTGTCTGCCCTTGTTGCTGTTTTTGTTGAAAGCTTTTGGGCATTCCTGATGGCTCGTATCGCTTTGGCTTTTGGTGCCAGCGCAGGGTCCGTCGTCATTCAGACCGTGATTCGTGATTGCTATGAAGGCGAAGGGATTGTGAGGGTCTTCTCTCTGGTGGGCGTTGCTTTGTCATTGTCTCCCACGCTGGGACCGGTACTGGGAGGGATTCTGGCAGAAAGCCATGGTTTGGAGGGCGTTCTTTATGCCCTGGTCTGTCTGGCGGTGCTGTTGCTGATATGGACTTTGTTGAAACTGCCTGAAACCCAAAAAGCGCAACCAGGCAATAACCCTGAGCGCCTTTCAATGGTGGCTCTGGCGGGCAAGATGCTCTGCGATCGTCGTATTCTCTGTTCGGTTCTGCTGGTAGCGGGCATGAACATTTTGTTATTTGGTTACTACACGCTGGGGCCTTTTGTGGTTGCCAAAATGGGCTTTTCTGAACAGGTATTCGGTTTTTCGGGGCTGTTGATGGCCCTGGGCACAGCCATAGGAGCTCTACTCAACCGATCACTGGTGCGGCGAGTGAATATAGAAAAACTGGTTCAATGGGGATGCACTCTGGCTCTGGCGGGCAGCTTATTGCAAGGGCTTGTCAGCGTACTCAGTTTTGAGTCTCAACGGCTTCACCTTGTGCTCTTTTTGCTGCCAATGATCCTGATTGTGACAGGGTTCGGGCTGACCATACCCAATGTCCTGGGAACCGCCCTGGTGGATTATAAACCGCAACTGGGTTCGGCAGGAGCACTGCTGGGCTTGTTCTATTACCTGGTGATTATGGCCGGGCTGGGCGCTTTGAGTGCGTGGTATGTGGATACACTCTGGTATATGCCCATGAACTTTGCCCTCATCAGTACTTTATTAGTGCTGATTGCCAACGTTAAGCGCAAGGTTCTCCATCCTTTTGCGAAGTAA
- a CDS encoding Bcr/CflA family multidrug efflux MFS transporter, giving the protein MTINIEKNLQTESLEPTESLEPTESLEPTESLEPETVSQEDKNQNTLKSNGRDRLLFVLTLGALTSLGPMAVDLYLPAIPAIAKAMGEPLSVIQFTLSAYTMGFALGQLLYGPLSDRFGRRKIMFPGLVAFLVTSVMAALCENGLQLIIVRVLQAMAGAAVMVTIPAMVRDLFSRQESAKVMSSILMVVTVAPLIAPLLGGQMLKFMGWESLFIFLAVLSAFAVVLAVSKVPETLPQERRLVVPASQLGMTYLSVLKNREAVGCILSHAFFFGGMFAFIAGSPYVYIELYGVKPEHYGLLFAVNILAMMAMNMINIRLIDRLPLFTILKAGSILATISAVVMMINAKFEIGGLVGLVIPVVIYISCIGLTGPNSNALALSHFPRSAGTANAMAGALRFTIGGVSSAVVGLFHNGTQLPMTAVIAVCGVLSFASLLLVKNQGIPLDERATKGTPDSETGACA; this is encoded by the coding sequence ATGACCATCAATATTGAAAAAAATCTTCAGACAGAAAGCCTTGAGCCAACAGAAAGCCTTGAGCCAACAGAAAGCCTTGAGCCAACAGAAAGCCTTGAGCCAGAAACAGTCAGCCAGGAAGATAAAAACCAAAACACTTTAAAGAGTAATGGCCGCGACAGGCTTTTGTTCGTACTGACTCTTGGCGCCTTAACCTCGCTTGGCCCTATGGCCGTCGATCTCTACCTCCCGGCCATCCCTGCCATTGCCAAAGCGATGGGAGAACCCCTGAGTGTTATCCAGTTTACACTCAGTGCCTACACCATGGGCTTTGCCCTGGGGCAGCTATTGTACGGACCTCTCTCAGACCGCTTTGGTCGTAGAAAAATCATGTTTCCGGGTCTGGTGGCTTTTCTTGTTACCAGTGTTATGGCGGCGCTTTGTGAAAACGGTCTGCAACTGATTATTGTCCGGGTGCTTCAGGCGATGGCCGGGGCTGCCGTTATGGTCACCATTCCCGCCATGGTTCGGGACTTGTTCTCACGGCAGGAAAGCGCAAAGGTTATGTCGTCTATTTTGATGGTGGTGACGGTAGCGCCGCTGATTGCTCCCCTGCTGGGAGGTCAGATGCTTAAATTCATGGGTTGGGAAAGCCTGTTTATTTTTCTGGCGGTTTTGTCTGCCTTTGCCGTAGTGCTGGCTGTCTCAAAAGTTCCGGAAACTCTCCCGCAGGAGAGAAGGCTGGTGGTACCCGCCAGCCAGCTGGGCATGACTTACCTGTCCGTACTGAAAAACCGGGAAGCCGTGGGCTGCATTCTCTCTCATGCATTTTTCTTTGGTGGTATGTTTGCTTTTATTGCCGGCTCGCCCTACGTGTATATTGAGCTGTATGGGGTTAAGCCAGAGCACTATGGCCTGCTGTTTGCCGTCAATATCCTGGCCATGATGGCCATGAATATGATCAATATCCGACTGATCGATCGCCTGCCACTGTTCACTATCCTGAAAGCAGGTAGCATTCTTGCCACCATCAGCGCCGTGGTAATGATGATTAACGCAAAGTTTGAGATCGGTGGGCTGGTCGGGTTGGTGATCCCTGTGGTGATTTACATCAGCTGCATTGGTCTGACCGGCCCTAACTCCAACGCCCTGGCCCTGTCTCATTTTCCGAGGTCAGCAGGTACAGCCAATGCCATGGCGGGTGCACTTCGCTTCACCATTGGCGGTGTTTCTTCGGCGGTGGTAGGTCTGTTTCATAATGGTACTCAATTACCTATGACCGCTGTGATAGCCGTCTGTGGTGTGCTCTCTTTTGCTTCCTTGTTACTGGTTAAGAATCAGGGCATCCCATTAGATGAACGGGCGACAAAAGGCACTCCAGACTCGGAAACCGGAGCCTGTGCCTGA
- a CDS encoding glyceraldehyde 3-phosphate dehydrogenase NAD-binding domain-containing protein, with protein sequence MLRKNVFRIAINGYGRIGQCVLRALYENGYRKDLQVVAINELSDQDTLTYLTRYDTTHGRFPAKVESAENQLIVAGDRIQLLHEARAENIDWQSLGIDLLLECSGSFNERAIAEQHLESGARKLLFSQPAQADVDATIVYGINEQDLTRDQRIVSSASCTTNCIVPVIKTLNDAFGIEYGSITTIHSAMNDQPVIDAYHQSDLRLTRSALQSIIPVDTGLARGIDRLLPDLKGCFKANAIRVPTINVSCMDLCVHIEQETTAEQVNRILEQATHGRLEGILGFSDEPHASVDFNHDARSCVVDATQTKVTSGKLVKLLCWFDNEWGFSNRMLDVASHWLQQ encoded by the coding sequence ATGCTCCGGAAGAATGTGTTTCGAATAGCCATCAACGGATACGGTCGTATCGGCCAGTGTGTTCTGCGTGCCCTTTACGAAAATGGTTATCGCAAAGACTTGCAGGTTGTTGCCATCAACGAACTGTCCGATCAGGATACACTCACCTATCTGACCCGTTATGACACCACCCATGGTCGCTTCCCGGCCAAAGTTGAGTCGGCAGAAAATCAGCTGATCGTAGCAGGCGACCGTATCCAGCTGCTTCACGAAGCCCGTGCTGAAAATATTGACTGGCAAAGCCTCGGTATTGATCTGTTGCTGGAGTGCTCGGGATCATTCAATGAAAGGGCAATAGCGGAACAACATCTAGAGAGTGGCGCCCGAAAGCTGCTCTTTTCACAGCCTGCTCAAGCGGATGTCGATGCCACGATTGTTTACGGTATCAATGAGCAGGATCTCACTCGCGATCAGCGCATTGTCTCCAGTGCTTCGTGTACCACAAACTGCATTGTTCCTGTTATCAAGACACTCAATGATGCTTTTGGCATTGAGTATGGAAGTATCACCACCATTCACTCAGCGATGAATGATCAGCCGGTGATTGATGCTTACCACCAGAGTGATCTCAGACTGACCCGAAGTGCCCTGCAATCCATCATTCCTGTGGATACCGGTCTGGCCAGGGGCATTGACAGACTGCTGCCTGACCTTAAGGGGTGCTTCAAAGCCAATGCCATCAGGGTGCCCACCATCAATGTTTCCTGCATGGATCTCTGCGTCCACATTGAACAGGAAACCACCGCAGAGCAAGTGAACCGGATTCTGGAACAGGCTACCCATGGTCGTCTGGAAGGCATTCTGGGCTTCTCTGACGAACCCCACGCCTCCGTAGACTTCAATCATGATGCCCGCTCCTGTGTGGTCGATGCTACCCAGACCAAGGTGACTTCTGGCAAGCTGGTTAAGCTGCTTTGCTGGTTTGATAATGAGTGGGGCTTCTCCAACCGTATGCTGGATGTGGCCAGCCACTGGTTGCAGCAATAA
- the pckA gene encoding phosphoenolpyruvate carboxykinase (ATP) — translation MTEVSATIELDTAALASLGITDVTDIVYNPSYQRLFEEETRPGLEGYEKGVVTELGAVAVDTGIFTGRSPKDKYIVKDDTTRDTLWWSDQGKNDNKAITQNVWTDLKSLVTRQLSGKRLFVIDGFCGANQQTRLSVRFITEVAWQAHFVKNMFIRPSQEELASFEPDFVVMNGARCTNPDWQEQGLNSENFVAFNLTERVQIIGGTWYGGEMKKGMFSIMNYLLPLKGIASMHCSANVGKDGDVAVFFGLSGTGKTTLSADPKRALVGDDEHGWDDHGVFNFEGGCYAKTINLSRENEPDIYNAIRRDALLENVTVREDSTIDFTDGSKTENTRVSYPIEHIENIVKPVSKAGHAKKVIFLTADAFGVLPPVSKLTPEQTKYHFLSGFTAKLAGTERGITEPTPTFSACFGAAFLTLHPTRYAEELVKKMEANGATAYLVNTGWNGTGQRISIKATRAIIDAILDGSIDKAETITVPYFGLHVPTHVEGVEDGILNPQDTYENKEDWDNKARDLADRFITNFSKFTDTDEGKALVAAGPSLD, via the coding sequence ATGACAGAAGTTAGCGCAACTATTGAGCTGGACACAGCAGCTTTGGCCAGTCTGGGTATCACAGACGTAACGGACATTGTTTACAACCCGTCCTACCAACGTCTATTTGAGGAGGAGACCCGTCCCGGGCTGGAAGGTTATGAAAAAGGCGTAGTGACCGAGCTGGGGGCCGTTGCTGTTGATACCGGCATTTTTACCGGTCGTTCACCGAAAGATAAATACATCGTCAAAGACGATACCACCCGCGACACCCTGTGGTGGTCTGACCAGGGCAAAAACGATAACAAAGCAATCACCCAGAACGTCTGGACTGATCTGAAAAGTCTTGTTACCCGACAGTTGTCCGGTAAGCGCCTGTTCGTGATTGACGGTTTTTGTGGTGCCAACCAACAAACCCGTTTAAGTGTTCGCTTTATCACCGAAGTGGCCTGGCAGGCTCACTTCGTAAAGAATATGTTTATTCGTCCTTCCCAGGAGGAGCTGGCAAGCTTTGAGCCTGACTTTGTGGTAATGAATGGTGCCAGGTGCACCAATCCAGACTGGCAGGAGCAGGGTCTGAACTCTGAGAACTTTGTCGCCTTTAACCTGACCGAGCGGGTACAGATTATCGGTGGCACCTGGTACGGTGGCGAGATGAAAAAAGGTATGTTCTCCATCATGAACTACCTGCTGCCCCTGAAAGGTATCGCCTCCATGCACTGCTCTGCGAATGTCGGTAAAGACGGCGATGTTGCAGTATTCTTTGGATTGTCCGGTACGGGTAAAACCACTCTCTCTGCCGATCCAAAGCGGGCTCTGGTGGGTGATGATGAGCACGGCTGGGACGACCACGGTGTCTTCAACTTTGAAGGTGGCTGCTACGCCAAAACCATCAACCTGAGCAGGGAAAACGAGCCAGACATCTACAACGCGATTCGTCGTGATGCCCTGCTGGAAAACGTGACGGTGCGTGAAGACAGCACCATCGATTTTACCGATGGCTCCAAAACAGAAAACACCCGTGTTTCCTATCCGATTGAGCACATTGAAAACATTGTTAAGCCGGTGTCAAAAGCAGGTCACGCCAAAAAAGTAATCTTCCTGACGGCGGACGCGTTTGGTGTGCTGCCTCCGGTATCAAAGCTGACACCAGAACAAACCAAATACCATTTCCTGTCTGGTTTTACCGCCAAGCTGGCGGGTACTGAACGGGGTATTACGGAGCCAACGCCAACATTTTCTGCCTGTTTTGGCGCAGCGTTTCTGACCCTGCATCCGACCCGATACGCTGAAGAACTGGTTAAAAAGATGGAAGCCAATGGTGCCACCGCCTATCTGGTTAACACCGGCTGGAATGGCACGGGTCAACGCATTTCCATCAAGGCTACCCGTGCCATCATTGATGCCATCCTTGATGGCAGCATTGATAAGGCGGAAACAATAACCGTTCCTTACTTTGGTCTGCACGTTCCAACCCACGTTGAAGGCGTGGAAGATGGTATTCTGAACCCTCAGGATACCTACGAGAACAAAGAAGACTGGGATAACAAGGCTCGTGACCTGGCTGATCGCTTTATCACCAACTTCAGCAAGTTCACAGATACCGACGAAGGCAAGGCTCTGGTCGCTGCCGGCCCATCTCTGGACTGA
- the hslO gene encoding Hsp33 family molecular chaperone HslO — protein MSKQDTALSPKTALSSKEALSQKDCAQRFIFENADLRGEIVSLGSSLTESLAAHDYPVNVKALLGELAAAAVLLSSTLKFEGILSLQAKGDGPLSLLMVECTDQKTFRALARWDEENTDQLTAKGLSGLLGNGQLVMTIDPHKGNRYQGIVPLHHETLTEGLNAYFRQSEQLPTRFWLAGNGDQGAGILLQALPASIEQEEGERQESWNRMVTLADTATEAEMLELEHEALLLRLFHEEEVRVFDREAVSFSCNCSRPRSAKILASLGQEEAESMVADLGKIEMGCQFCSQTYTFTAQDVAEIFQGNEPKTH, from the coding sequence ATGAGTAAACAAGATACAGCCCTGAGCCCAAAAACAGCCCTAAGCTCGAAAGAAGCCCTGAGCCAAAAAGACTGCGCCCAGCGATTTATATTCGAGAACGCCGATCTTCGTGGCGAAATTGTCTCTCTGGGCAGCAGCCTGACCGAATCCCTGGCCGCTCACGACTACCCGGTTAATGTTAAAGCCTTGCTGGGCGAGCTGGCGGCAGCTGCCGTTCTACTCAGCTCGACTCTGAAATTTGAAGGTATTCTGAGCCTGCAAGCTAAAGGCGATGGCCCTTTGTCGCTGTTGATGGTTGAGTGTACCGATCAGAAAACCTTCCGCGCCCTGGCTCGTTGGGACGAAGAGAATACCGACCAACTGACTGCCAAAGGTCTGTCGGGCCTGCTGGGTAATGGCCAGTTGGTGATGACCATTGATCCTCACAAAGGCAATCGTTACCAGGGGATTGTGCCTCTGCATCACGAAACCCTGACCGAAGGTCTGAATGCCTACTTCAGGCAATCCGAACAGCTGCCAACCCGTTTCTGGCTGGCCGGTAACGGTGATCAGGGGGCAGGTATTCTGTTGCAGGCTTTACCCGCCAGTATTGAACAGGAAGAGGGTGAACGTCAGGAGTCGTGGAATCGTATGGTCACGCTGGCAGATACCGCCACCGAAGCAGAAATGCTCGAGCTGGAGCACGAGGCTTTGTTACTCAGGCTGTTCCATGAAGAAGAAGTTCGGGTTTTCGATCGTGAAGCGGTGTCCTTCAGCTGCAACTGCTCTCGTCCCCGCAGTGCTAAAATACTGGCCAGTCTGGGCCAGGAAGAAGCGGAGTCCATGGTGGCGGACCTTGGAAAAATCGAGATGGGATGTCAATTCTGTAGTCAGACCTATACTTTTACAGCGCAGGATGTGGCTGAGATCTTTCAGGGTAACGAACCCAAAACCCACTGA
- a CDS encoding type II toxin-antitoxin system HigB family toxin, which yields MGNIKGNNYRLVVKVTYRNGIVAIKWVGTHADYDKQNFRR from the coding sequence ATAGGAAATATCAAAGGTAATAACTATCGTCTGGTTGTAAAGGTGACTTATCGGAATGGTATTGTTGCAATCAAGTGGGTTGGCACTCATGCGGATTATGATAAACAAAACTTCAGGAGGTAA
- a CDS encoding transposase, which produces MYEWRSCRSCTFRNNVHLVFVTKYRRAVFTKEMIDRLRSDCHSKANALQGLDPPLKKRDCALNFVQQGLADLKEIAPFHISQQGEPIIPVRYLLLTLLPDSYL; this is translated from the coding sequence ATGTACGAATGGAGATCTTGTAGATCATGTACATTTAGGAATAACGTACATCTAGTATTTGTTACTAAATACCGTAGAGCCGTGTTCACTAAGGAAATGATCGACCGGCTACGAAGCGACTGTCACAGCAAGGCTAACGCCTTGCAAGGGCTTGACCCGCCTCTAAAGAAGCGGGATTGCGCCCTTAATTTCGTTCAACAGGGTCTGGCAGATCTGAAGGAAATTGCTCCGTTTCATATTTCTCAACAAGGAGAGCCAATAATTCCAGTTCGTTATCTTCTTTTGACCCTTCTTCCGGACAGCTATCTATAA
- a CDS encoding transposase, translating into MLQGIRLKANPTDQQKLVLSQWMGCARVIWNAKCDEHRYYSTYARKYCPVGTHAPVDQKTSQFKSKELTPWLSDCPSQIIRNSAVNWYQTYHKHINGQCGKPKKKPKSDKGSIYLTNEVFRFDICEDGVTRLFIGTKTNNIGYLSFKTHRPFSEPKSIYIRKEAGQYSVSFCYDDGSEEPATEKEHLEYLKGASKEWLEAHVIGVDRGVVIPVHTGVKPYDFTENQTKSMDKRQRYLKRFQRRLSRQTKGSNRRQKTKNRISRQHKKVANIRQDFCHQTSRKMVDSKARVIVFEDLKTSKMTRRLKAKKDQNGKFISNKAKQKAGLNKAILNVGWHFLETYTRYKAARAGKAVFKVPAPFTSQECADCGHTHPDNRKTQERFLCGQCGHFDNADRNASIVIKKRAIKFFMDSGTELVGKGIPVLTKGRGAKCKSGKGKPSSAARSETSKKKRTVTTPVACLVLEARSFRGE; encoded by the coding sequence ATGCTTCAAGGTATCCGACTCAAAGCCAATCCAACAGATCAGCAAAAGTTGGTTCTGTCTCAATGGATGGGCTGCGCCCGGGTTATCTGGAATGCAAAGTGTGATGAACATCGGTACTACAGCACCTACGCCAGAAAGTATTGCCCTGTCGGAACTCATGCTCCGGTCGATCAGAAGACTTCGCAATTCAAAAGCAAAGAATTGACACCTTGGTTATCTGATTGCCCCAGCCAGATAATCAGGAATTCTGCCGTCAATTGGTATCAGACCTACCATAAACACATTAATGGCCAGTGCGGTAAGCCAAAGAAAAAGCCAAAATCCGACAAGGGCAGCATTTATCTCACCAATGAAGTGTTCCGGTTCGATATCTGTGAAGATGGTGTAACCCGTCTTTTCATTGGTACAAAGACCAATAATATTGGTTATTTGTCGTTTAAAACTCACCGTCCATTCAGCGAACCAAAATCCATTTACATTAGAAAAGAAGCTGGTCAGTACTCCGTTTCTTTCTGTTATGACGATGGATCAGAAGAACCAGCAACAGAAAAAGAGCATTTGGAATACCTTAAAGGTGCTTCCAAAGAGTGGCTGGAAGCGCATGTTATCGGCGTCGATCGAGGTGTTGTTATACCTGTTCATACTGGCGTTAAGCCTTATGACTTTACAGAAAACCAGACAAAGAGCATGGATAAGCGCCAGCGATACCTGAAGAGGTTTCAGCGTCGTTTGTCACGCCAAACCAAAGGCTCTAACCGTCGTCAGAAAACAAAGAACAGGATTAGCAGGCAGCACAAGAAAGTAGCCAACATTCGGCAAGATTTTTGCCACCAAACCAGCCGTAAAATGGTTGACAGCAAGGCCAGGGTCATTGTTTTCGAGGATCTGAAAACCTCAAAAATGACTCGCAGGCTAAAGGCAAAAAAAGATCAAAACGGAAAGTTCATCTCCAACAAGGCGAAACAAAAAGCCGGACTGAACAAGGCCATTCTCAACGTAGGATGGCACTTCTTGGAAACTTACACCCGATATAAAGCAGCAAGAGCAGGCAAAGCAGTCTTCAAAGTGCCTGCACCCTTTACGAGTCAAGAGTGTGCTGATTGCGGTCACACTCACCCCGACAACCGCAAGACACAAGAACGGTTTCTTTGCGGTCAATGTGGACACTTTGACAACGCTGACAGAAACGCCAGCATCGTAATCAAGAAACGAGCAATTAAGTTTTTCATGGACTCTGGGACGGAGTTGGTTGGCAAAGGAATTCCTGTGCTAACTAAAGGACGTGGAGCGAAATGTAAGTCGGGAAAGGGCAAGCCCTCTTCCGCAGCTCGCAGTGAAACGTCAAAAAAGAAAAGAACGGTAACTACTCCGGTAGCTTGCTTAGTATTGGAAGCTCGCTCCTTTAGGGGCGAGTAG
- a CDS encoding helix-turn-helix domain-containing protein, with protein sequence MEQEGLTRNDMKRYFGSASKVSEILNGKRDLSLTMIRKLHSGLGIYPQMF encoded by the coding sequence ATGGAGCAAGAGGGTCTGACCCGAAATGACATGAAGCGTTATTTTGGTTCTGCCAGCAAGGTGTCCGAGATACTGAATGGAAAGCGGGATCTGAGTCTCACAATGATTCGCAAACTGCACAGTGGGCTCGGCATATACCCGCAGATGTTCTGA
- a CDS encoding type II toxin-antitoxin system VapB family antitoxin → MRTNIVINKQLMAEALEYSGLKTKREAVEEGLKLLVELKKQERIRQFRGKLKWEGDLDDMRADR, encoded by the coding sequence ATGAGAACAAACATTGTGATTAATAAACAGTTAATGGCTGAAGCACTTGAGTACAGTGGACTTAAGACTAAACGCGAGGCTGTTGAGGAAGGACTCAAACTTTTGGTCGAGCTGAAAAAACAAGAAAGAATCAGGCAGTTCCGAGGCAAACTAAAATGGGAAGGTGATCTGGATGATATGAGGGCAGATCGTTGA
- a CDS encoding PIN domain nuclease, which produces MILVDSSVWIDYFNDQPSEATDKLDSFLGNKKLLTGDLILTEVLEGFKSNKDYAVARSLLISLEIRSLAGQSIALKAAENYRSLRKNGITIRKTIDSFIATYCIEHDLFLLQSDKDFLPFSDYLGLQLI; this is translated from the coding sequence TTGATTCTGGTTGATTCGTCAGTATGGATCGATTACTTCAATGATCAACCTAGTGAAGCCACTGATAAACTGGATTCGTTTCTTGGCAACAAGAAACTACTGACTGGAGATTTGATTCTTACTGAAGTGCTAGAGGGATTCAAAAGTAATAAGGACTATGCTGTCGCCAGATCACTCCTCATCTCACTTGAGATCCGTTCACTTGCCGGCCAATCAATAGCTCTAAAAGCAGCAGAAAATTACCGCTCTCTCAGGAAAAACGGTATTACCATCCGAAAGACTATAGATTCCTTTATCGCAACCTATTGTATTGAGCATGATCTTTTTCTTCTTCAATCAGATAAAGACTTCCTACCGTTCTCAGACTACTTAGGATTACAACTGATATAA
- a CDS encoding PTS fructose transporter subunit IIB, translated as MKILAVTACPTGIAHTYMAAEKLTEAALNHGHMIKVETQGAMGIENEIIPEDIEEADVAILAVDIAVDGEDRFSGLRVIKVSVSEAIRHPEVVIAQLGQE; from the coding sequence ATGAAAATACTTGCTGTAACTGCCTGCCCAACCGGTATTGCTCATACCTACATGGCTGCCGAGAAACTCACCGAAGCCGCGCTCAACCATGGACACATGATCAAGGTAGAAACCCAGGGAGCTATGGGCATTGAGAACGAAATCATACCTGAGGATATAGAGGAAGCAGATGTTGCCATTCTGGCGGTGGATATTGCGGTGGACGGTGAAGATCGCTTCAGCGGTCTGAGGGTCATCAAGGTGTCTGTATCAGAAGCGATTCGACATCCGGAAGTGGTGATTGCACAACTGGGTCAGGAGTAA
- a CDS encoding TolC family outer membrane protein, which yields MKFNPISSLGQVPSFRPLRLCLLGVALIGSVLFSRLAMAETLTEVVNKALISHPQAQAGLSRYRAATKNIDVAWGGWWPSVDVTTGIGKQKKNSPDDNPNDGINFTRKEASFSISQNLFSGFDTSNSIDQASHSATAEYLRLRNTLQDLTLEITDAYLKVLERREMVKLAEENLELHNVIFKQIAQRSRQGVARASDLNQVEGRVARATVNVINARNNLVDAESEYYSLVGSMPGELKQPDADKLPLYGSFDEALAASVKRHPGILATEWDIKSSESEESATDSSFFPSVDINIDRSWKHNADGQLGAHEDTTAVMKLSYNLFRGGSDRARSKESAYRTEESRAQRDRMLRNTEETLRLAWSAREFVGEQMQYLRQHEESSKKTVQAYQEQFNIGKRTLLDLLDSENELFQSSRNLTRAVYQEMFARFRIVAATGELLDNLEIVLPASWQEQE from the coding sequence ATGAAATTCAACCCGATATCGTCTTTGGGGCAAGTGCCATCATTTCGCCCCCTCCGCTTATGCCTGCTGGGTGTAGCTTTGATTGGCAGTGTTTTATTCAGTCGCCTTGCGATGGCAGAGACCCTGACTGAGGTGGTAAACAAGGCTCTGATCAGCCACCCTCAGGCTCAGGCTGGCTTGAGCCGCTACCGGGCGGCCACTAAAAATATTGATGTGGCCTGGGGCGGCTGGTGGCCTTCAGTGGATGTCACAACCGGGATTGGCAAGCAGAAAAAAAACTCCCCTGATGACAACCCCAACGATGGCATCAACTTTACCCGCAAGGAAGCTTCTTTCTCCATTAGCCAGAACCTGTTTTCCGGATTTGATACCAGCAACAGTATTGACCAGGCCAGCCACAGTGCCACTGCTGAATATCTGCGTCTGAGAAATACCCTGCAGGATTTGACTCTGGAGATCACCGATGCCTATCTGAAGGTTCTGGAAAGAAGGGAGATGGTCAAGCTGGCCGAAGAGAACCTGGAACTCCACAACGTCATCTTCAAGCAGATTGCTCAGCGTAGCCGTCAGGGCGTAGCCAGGGCTTCAGACCTGAATCAGGTTGAGGGACGAGTGGCCAGAGCGACGGTTAACGTGATCAATGCCCGTAACAACCTCGTTGATGCCGAAAGTGAATATTACAGTCTGGTGGGCTCTATGCCCGGTGAACTTAAGCAGCCTGACGCTGATAAGCTGCCCCTTTATGGAAGTTTTGATGAGGCATTGGCAGCCAGCGTCAAAAGGCATCCGGGCATTCTGGCGACTGAGTGGGACATCAAGTCCTCAGAGTCGGAAGAATCCGCCACAGACAGTAGCTTCTTCCCATCAGTGGACATCAATATTGACAGGAGCTGGAAGCATAATGCCGATGGCCAGCTGGGTGCCCATGAAGATACCACCGCCGTCATGAAGCTCAGCTATAACCTCTTTCGTGGCGGCTCTGACCGGGCCCGTTCCAAAGAAAGCGCCTACAGGACAGAAGAGAGCAGGGCTCAACGAGACAGGATGCTGAGGAATACCGAAGAAACATTGCGGCTGGCCTGGTCGGCCCGTGAGTTTGTCGGTGAACAGATGCAATACCTTCGTCAACATGAAGAATCCAGCAAAAAAACCGTTCAGGCCTACCAGGAGCAGTTTAATATTGGCAAACGAACCCTGTTGGATCTTCTGGACAGCGAAAATGAGCTTTTCCAGTCCAGCCGCAACCTGACCAGAGCGGTTTATCAGGAAATGTTTGCCCGTTTCCGAATCGTTGCTGCTACTGGAGAGCTGCTGGACAATCTGGAGATCGTCCTTCCTGCAAGCTGGCAGGAGCAGGAGTAA